The genomic segment TTTGGAACAAGCTTTATCATTCAGACAATTACAGTAGATCTTGTTCAAAAACTGGGGGGCGGAGCTGCCGGATGGAGAACCATCGCAATCATTTACGCTATAATCGGACTGATTTCCAATACGATTACAGTATTTTCTGTAAAGGAACTTCCGGAGGAAGAACTCAGAGATGGAAACACAGAAAAAGCTGAAGAAAAATACAGCTTAATCGGATCTATTAAAATGCTGATTCATAATAAATATTATCTGGTAATCCTTGTAGTAGATATCCTTCGCCAGACTTATTCTGCAATCATTAACATGGGAATTTTTTATATGACTTATGTACTTGGAAAAGCAGAACTTTTGGGAACCTTCTCAGGTGCAATCAACCTGGCGCTGATTGTAGGACTTGCATTCCTTCCGTCTTTGGTTGCGAAATTCAAAGGGTATTATAAACTGAACTTCTCAGGATATTTAGTAGCCGCTGCAGGACGTGGAATCGTCATTGTTGCAGGTTATATGGGCAATGTACCGTTGATGTTAGCTGGTACTGCAATCGGTGCAATTGGTATGGCTCCATGGCAGGGCAACTTAAATGCGTTAGTTGCAGAATGTTCCGAGCATACATTCCTTCAGTATGGAAAGCGAATCGACGGAACTATGTTCTCATGTACATCCATGGGACTGAAAATCGGCAGCGGACTTGGAACAGCAATTGTAGGCTGGCTGCTTGACTTCGGTGGATTCAACGGAAAACTGGCAGTTCAGTCACAGTCTTGCATCAATATGCTTCACTTTATGTACCTGTGGCTCCCAATGCTGATTAATATTCTCGTCGCTCTTCTTTTGACACAACTGAATGTAGAGAAGACAAATGAAAAATTAAGGGCACAGAAAGCAATTAAAACAAAATAAATCGAGTAGGAGGCTACCATTAGTTGATTAGTCGACATCTCGTCGAGTAAGTAAAAGGACTCTCACCTCAAACTTCTCACGGAACTTATCCCGAAATATTAATCGAAGATGCTCTTTTATAGGGAGATGCATGGTATGAGGCGTGGGCTTGGGACTGGGATGGCTGCAAATGGGGTTCCAGTTGATACCGTTGCCCAGGTTTTGG from the Blautia wexlerae DSM 19850 genome contains:
- a CDS encoding MFS transporter, producing the protein MEEKKYLKWYNKVGYGSGDIAGNVVFAFLSSFIMIYLTNTVGLNAGVIGSLIAVSKVLDGISDVIFGSMIDKTHTKMGKARPWMLGAYFGCAITLIAAFSVPTTIGRTSQYIWFFITYLLLNAGFYTANNIAYSTLTALITKNGKERVQMGSIRFMFAFGTSFIIQTITVDLVQKLGGGAAGWRTIAIIYAIIGLISNTITVFSVKELPEEELRDGNTEKAEEKYSLIGSIKMLIHNKYYLVILVVDILRQTYSAIINMGIFYMTYVLGKAELLGTFSGAINLALIVGLAFLPSLVAKFKGYYKLNFSGYLVAAAGRGIVIVAGYMGNVPLMLAGTAIGAIGMAPWQGNLNALVAECSEHTFLQYGKRIDGTMFSCTSMGLKIGSGLGTAIVGWLLDFGGFNGKLAVQSQSCINMLHFMYLWLPMLINILVALLLTQLNVEKTNEKLRAQKAIKTK